A window of Corallococcus macrosporus DSM 14697 contains these coding sequences:
- a CDS encoding polyhydroxyalkanoic acid system family protein: MGMMKFDIPHSLPKEEVKQRVDQLLQYWGGKYGVKADWQGEGAKIVGKVMGIQMDASFVITDKAVEGEGTDPGMLLRGQAKSYLQKKFSAVLDPNKSLDQVKSSLD; encoded by the coding sequence ATGGGTATGATGAAATTCGATATCCCCCACTCCCTCCCCAAGGAGGAGGTCAAGCAGCGCGTCGATCAATTGCTCCAGTACTGGGGCGGCAAGTACGGCGTGAAGGCGGACTGGCAGGGGGAAGGCGCGAAAATCGTCGGCAAGGTGATGGGCATCCAGATGGACGCCTCGTTTGTCATCACCGACAAGGCCGTCGAGGGTGAAGGCACCGACCCGGGCATGCTCCTGCGCGGCCAGGCCAAGAGCTACCTGCAGAAGAAGTTCAGCGCCGTGCTGGACCCGAACAAGAGCCTGGACCAGGTGAAGAGCAGCCTGGACTGA
- a CDS encoding Hachiman antiphage defense system protein HamA, giving the protein MQEGIDPMTFQAVKPFLGERVSLKLSDARLTILRSGWQCTLSESQQDRSLAYSVAGQIPYYYRSPSKIALDFQERRHALEMVLDLATKIPRTPKFQRSHFGEILCSVYLEEAFSLRRLYAKLSMTTAEDTNVHKMDAFFVNTKKKPYDYIAVEAKTSIRPMPGSKFTGHRQGIYRQLIQSLDGYGASDGRFDLVAIRDNLERESFTSDEAKQIRQDLVPPGPPSLKILGMAVVNTNSVIPQDIDYVLTASCKQTFEFEALVVTDLASLAGQAYKNVKQHLGGRK; this is encoded by the coding sequence ATGCAAGAAGGTATAGATCCAATGACCTTTCAAGCGGTTAAGCCCTTTTTGGGGGAACGGGTGTCACTCAAGCTTTCAGATGCCCGCTTGACGATTCTGCGTTCCGGGTGGCAGTGCACTTTGAGTGAAAGCCAGCAGGACCGATCTCTGGCCTATTCGGTAGCAGGCCAGATCCCTTACTATTATCGCTCGCCCAGCAAGATAGCTTTGGACTTTCAAGAACGACGCCATGCGTTGGAAATGGTGCTGGATCTAGCCACCAAGATCCCTAGGACACCAAAATTTCAGCGCAGTCATTTTGGCGAAATCCTATGTTCGGTCTATCTAGAGGAAGCATTCAGTCTTCGTCGGCTTTATGCCAAATTAAGCATGACCACGGCGGAAGATACGAACGTCCACAAAATGGACGCATTCTTTGTAAACACAAAAAAGAAACCATACGACTACATAGCGGTTGAGGCCAAAACCAGCATCAGACCAATGCCTGGGAGCAAATTCACCGGGCACAGACAAGGAATTTACAGGCAACTCATCCAATCTCTAGATGGCTATGGTGCATCGGACGGTCGATTTGACCTGGTGGCGATACGAGACAATCTTGAACGGGAATCTTTCACTAGCGATGAAGCAAAGCAGATCCGCCAAGATCTAGTACCTCCTGGGCCACCATCATTGAAAATTCTCGGGATGGCAGTTGTCAACACAAACAGCGTCATACCGCAGGATATTGACTATGTCTTGACCGCCTCCTGCAAGCAAACATTCGAATTCGAGGCATTGGTTGTAACGGATTTAGCATCCCTCGCAGGCCAAGCATACAAGAACGTGAAGCAGCACCTGGGAGGGAGGAAATAA
- a CDS encoding deoxyribodipyrimidine photo-lyase: protein MPEGFSWSELGVDSARVQVVKDLPLPSGRRDFVLYWCMVNHRAEQNHALDAAIGLGNHLGLPVVVYQAIRPDYPYASDRLHAWALEGMMDMAAGCAARGLLYWLELPRTAKEHQPRLAWLGRRAAAVVSDLFPTFIIPGHLRGAARALDVPLFAVDASCVVPMQRIATRQVGAYTLRPKLKKLWPEYLERAVPHRAVKAAAAGRKLEPGFATADAREARESLATFDLDHGVAPIQERGGRKAGLQALRAFVQQRLEGYDTGRNDPGLQQSSGLSPYFHWGNLFPGEAARAAIQARGANDASVQGFIEELLVRRELGFNYCFHTPEKQQLSVSSLPAWARDTLTRHQQDAREHRYSLKQLETARTADGLWNAAQRELVERGRIHNYLRMLWGKKLLEWSPSPKVALQRIAFLNDKYAVDGRDPASVANFMWVLGLHDRPFQERKVLGKVRPMSSARTAAKYNLAPYLERWGRPEDPPVKLKRVRKTAGP from the coding sequence ATGCCTGAAGGCTTCTCGTGGTCCGAACTCGGCGTCGACTCGGCGCGTGTCCAGGTGGTGAAGGACCTCCCCCTGCCCTCCGGCCGCCGCGACTTCGTCCTCTATTGGTGCATGGTCAACCATCGCGCCGAACAGAACCACGCGCTGGACGCCGCCATCGGCCTGGGCAACCACCTGGGCCTGCCCGTCGTCGTCTACCAGGCCATCCGTCCGGACTACCCCTACGCGTCGGACCGGCTCCACGCCTGGGCCCTGGAGGGGATGATGGACATGGCCGCCGGCTGCGCCGCGCGCGGGCTGCTCTACTGGCTGGAGCTGCCCCGCACCGCGAAGGAGCACCAGCCCCGGCTCGCCTGGCTCGGCCGCCGCGCCGCCGCCGTCGTGTCGGACCTGTTCCCCACCTTCATCATCCCGGGCCACCTGCGCGGCGCCGCCAGGGCCCTGGACGTTCCGCTGTTCGCCGTGGATGCCTCGTGCGTGGTGCCCATGCAGCGCATCGCCACGCGGCAGGTTGGCGCGTACACCCTGCGTCCCAAGCTGAAGAAGCTGTGGCCGGAGTACCTGGAGCGCGCCGTGCCCCACCGCGCGGTCAAGGCCGCGGCGGCCGGGCGCAAGCTGGAGCCCGGCTTCGCCACGGCTGACGCGCGCGAGGCCCGCGAGTCCCTGGCCACCTTCGACCTCGACCACGGCGTGGCGCCCATCCAGGAGCGAGGTGGCCGCAAGGCCGGCCTCCAGGCCCTGCGCGCCTTCGTCCAGCAGCGCCTGGAGGGATACGACACCGGCCGGAATGACCCGGGGCTCCAGCAGTCCTCCGGCCTGTCCCCCTACTTCCACTGGGGCAACCTCTTCCCCGGCGAGGCCGCGCGCGCCGCCATCCAGGCCCGCGGCGCCAACGACGCGTCCGTCCAGGGCTTCATCGAGGAGCTGCTCGTCCGCCGCGAGCTGGGCTTCAACTACTGCTTCCACACGCCCGAGAAGCAGCAGCTCTCCGTGAGCTCCCTGCCGGCGTGGGCACGAGACACCCTCACCCGGCACCAGCAGGACGCGCGTGAGCACCGCTACTCCCTGAAGCAGTTGGAGACGGCGCGCACCGCGGACGGCCTGTGGAACGCGGCCCAGCGCGAGCTGGTGGAGCGCGGCCGCATCCACAACTACCTGCGCATGCTGTGGGGGAAGAAGCTCCTGGAGTGGAGCCCGTCTCCCAAGGTGGCGCTGCAACGCATCGCGTTCCTCAATGACAAGTACGCGGTGGACGGCAGGGACCCCGCGAGCGTCGCCAACTTCATGTGGGTGCTGGGACTGCACGACCGCCCCTTCCAGGAGCGGAAGGTGCTGGGCAAGGTGCGGCCCATGAGCTCCGCGCGCACGGCGGCCAAGTACAACCTGGCGCCCTACCTGGAGCGCTGGGGCCGCCCGGAGGACCCACCGGTGAAGCTCAAGCGCGTCCGCAAGACGGCAGGCCCGTGA
- a CDS encoding ATP-binding protein yields MSQQLLSAFGLADLPFTKEIPDAEFWLPPSKEAVVTDVVDALESRQPVLVAGEPGVGKTCVLLALRHRLPKQRFRLTYCHTAPLGRRDFYRQLCLALGLQVKATAAAVFHAVTTHVHELATSRVHPVFLLDEAHLLHPDVLGHLHILLNDDWGSRPCSLSSSAASPNSRPVRRRASTNRSCRACTRAYTSPQSLSTTPPSTCGTACAWPDASASCSLVTPSRFSTRPARAPIASSTASPSSACATLPASSASSSTASSPAA; encoded by the coding sequence ATGTCCCAGCAACTCCTCTCCGCCTTCGGCCTCGCCGACCTGCCCTTCACCAAGGAGATTCCCGACGCCGAGTTCTGGCTGCCTCCCTCGAAAGAGGCCGTCGTCACCGACGTCGTCGACGCCCTCGAGTCGCGTCAGCCCGTCCTCGTCGCCGGCGAGCCCGGCGTCGGCAAGACATGTGTCCTGCTCGCCCTGCGCCATCGCCTCCCGAAGCAGCGCTTCCGACTGACGTACTGCCACACCGCGCCGCTCGGCCGCCGCGACTTCTATCGGCAACTGTGCCTGGCGCTCGGGCTGCAGGTGAAGGCCACCGCGGCCGCCGTGTTCCACGCCGTCACCACACACGTGCACGAGCTCGCCACCAGCCGCGTCCACCCCGTCTTCCTCCTCGACGAAGCGCACCTGCTCCACCCCGACGTGCTTGGCCACCTCCACATCCTGCTCAACGATGACTGGGGCAGCCGGCCCTGCTCTTTGTCGTCCTCGGCGGCCTCCCCGAACTCGAGGCCCGTCCGTCGACGAGCCTCCACAAACCGCTCCTGTCGCGCCTGCACACGCGCGTACACATCGCCCCAGTCTCTCTCGACGACTCCGCCGAGTACCTGCGGCACCGCCTGCGCCTGGCCGGATGCGAGCGCGAGCTGTTCCCTTGTGACGCCGTCGCGCTTCTCCACGAGGCCAGCGAGGGCGCCCATCGCGAGCTCGACCGCCTCGCCCAGCTCTGCCTGCGCGACGCTGCCCGCCTCAAGCGCAAGCTCGTCGACGGCGAGCTCGCCTGCGGCGTGA
- a CDS encoding DUF1015 family protein has product MARVNPFSALLASLDSSLEPSGYVPRGNAVPQPSHVRPLLEAANPTAELRRLRESGALLRDTRPAMYLVEVQGPAGKLGGPPVRFLLCALNPDAGASLEHDPYRPRAWEAEPAVTLTADDHGVLRGLLAEASERAIVVWEGRYGPNTLSLRRIEPSPVSKRLQAVLDEAPMRPLAALDERGPTLAAVVPLSDPGLELLPIHRALKGVDTFKEETFLTLVTAYARVYELDEPLNTPRGLAVARERLATLITGHHAVLLVLPGGRGRILRFRQGLDLAHLKGAPRNPTLRSLDLALLNALVLRTVLGIKDPEAPGHSQVYPVQGLESLVQGVESGMFQAGFALNPPPLWEVRAVMEAQATLPPSTLRVEPLPPAGLLYLDREA; this is encoded by the coding sequence ATGGCGCGCGTCAATCCATTCTCGGCCCTCCTTGCCTCGCTGGACTCCTCGCTGGAGCCCAGCGGCTACGTGCCGCGTGGCAACGCGGTGCCCCAGCCGTCCCACGTCCGGCCGCTGCTGGAGGCGGCCAACCCCACCGCGGAGCTGCGCCGTCTGAGGGAGTCGGGCGCGCTGCTGCGGGACACCCGGCCCGCGATGTACCTGGTGGAGGTGCAGGGCCCCGCCGGGAAGCTCGGCGGCCCGCCGGTGCGCTTCCTGCTGTGTGCCCTGAACCCGGATGCGGGCGCTTCGTTGGAGCACGACCCATACCGGCCTCGGGCCTGGGAGGCGGAGCCCGCCGTCACGCTCACGGCGGATGACCACGGGGTGCTGCGTGGGCTGCTCGCGGAGGCCTCGGAGCGCGCCATCGTCGTGTGGGAGGGCAGGTACGGCCCGAACACGCTGTCGCTGCGGCGCATCGAGCCTTCGCCCGTGTCGAAGCGGCTCCAGGCCGTGCTGGATGAGGCGCCCATGCGCCCGCTGGCGGCGCTGGATGAACGCGGGCCGACGCTGGCGGCCGTGGTGCCGCTGTCTGACCCGGGGTTGGAGCTGCTGCCCATCCACCGGGCACTCAAGGGCGTGGACACCTTCAAGGAGGAGACGTTCCTCACGCTGGTGACGGCGTATGCGCGCGTCTACGAGTTGGACGAGCCGCTGAACACGCCGCGAGGCCTGGCGGTGGCGCGGGAGCGGCTGGCCACGCTCATCACCGGGCACCACGCGGTGCTGCTGGTGCTGCCGGGTGGGCGAGGCCGCATCCTGCGGTTCCGTCAGGGGCTGGACCTGGCGCACCTGAAGGGTGCGCCGCGCAATCCCACGCTGCGGAGCCTGGACCTGGCGCTGCTCAACGCGCTGGTGCTGCGGACGGTGCTGGGCATCAAGGACCCGGAGGCGCCGGGGCACTCGCAGGTGTACCCGGTGCAGGGCCTGGAGTCGCTGGTGCAGGGCGTGGAGTCCGGGATGTTCCAAGCGGGCTTCGCGCTCAACCCGCCCCCGCTGTGGGAGGTTCGCGCGGTCATGGAGGCGCAGGCGACGTTGCCCCCCAGCACGCTGCGGGTTGAGCCGCTGCCGCCGGCGGGGCTTCTCTACCTGGACCGGGAAGCCTGA
- a CDS encoding transposase, giving the protein MDETGHTFRARLGTTWAPVGQVRVLKRLSRRREISSVVLLTAPRGRERPKVFARHFVGAVHDKEVIAALRYFHRRLGRPLVIIWDRLQAHRSKAVRAWLQRHSKDVLVEWLPPYAPDLNPEEGCNGVVKEALLNATPPAISDLMRLARREFRALQHRPDVLRSFFEHAGLDV; this is encoded by the coding sequence TTGGATGAGACGGGTCACACGTTTCGGGCCCGCCTGGGCACCACCTGGGCGCCGGTGGGACAAGTCCGAGTCCTCAAGCGTCTGAGCAGGCGCCGAGAGATTTCCAGCGTCGTGCTCCTGACGGCGCCGCGGGGGCGTGAACGCCCCAAGGTGTTCGCCCGCCACTTCGTCGGCGCTGTCCACGACAAGGAAGTCATCGCCGCATTGAGGTACTTCCATCGGCGCCTCGGACGTCCGCTCGTCATCATCTGGGACCGCCTTCAGGCGCACCGTTCCAAGGCGGTCAGGGCCTGGCTGCAACGCCACTCGAAGGACGTCCTCGTCGAGTGGCTGCCCCCGTACGCTCCTGACCTCAACCCAGAGGAGGGCTGCAATGGCGTGGTGAAGGAGGCATTGCTCAACGCAACGCCCCCTGCCATTTCGGACCTCATGCGCCTGGCGCGAAGGGAATTTCGGGCCCTACAGCATCGTCCCGACGTCCTTCGCTCCTTCTTCGAGCACGCTGGGCTGGATGTTTAG
- a CDS encoding protein-glutamate O-methyltransferase — translation MLTASQKVLQQLAALLLERAGLKITPDGFHSLRLALSARMPVLGLDEPEHYLQRLTGPGGEEELRSLLPLVTVGHTEFFRDAKQFRALEKSVLPELVSRSRREMRKVSIWSAGCATGEEPYSLAMVLAELGALSLEVDLWATDLNLAAVEAARQGRFTSRRAISINQERLTRFFKPVEEGYEALPALREYIRFDGQNLAVPVFDKVGLASLDLILCRNVIIYFDLPTIRGLMDRFLAALRPGGLLFLGYSESLFKVYDRFEMIEVEGAFVYRRPLSDKVGRAPPLRITPYPGEPDVAARKPVPVEPFASDLRKRMQPPEVPLTTRLPAVQPTAASSAPSVTLPAVGASTGPRSVVPGRLPAVSPHSPLPAIASPTASAARSRITSELPSVGSPEPARPRITTELPAVATPPRASSVDVPAWPTLLPPAERLAMAVRKMTQGDFSAAIAGVQRLLADEPSDLDGLLTLGNLFSLTGRIPEAREAFAQAIQREPLCVEARVFGGVAALQAGELGEARGELAKALFLEPTLAIGHYLLAQVHERTQDHEAARRSYRNAIAQLRFPQRPLAGHYPEMPDSAEAISRAARYALAALEEQPLR, via the coding sequence GTGCTGACGGCGAGCCAGAAAGTCCTGCAGCAACTGGCCGCGCTGCTCCTGGAGCGCGCGGGGCTGAAAATCACGCCGGACGGCTTCCACAGCCTCCGGCTGGCGTTGTCCGCGCGCATGCCCGTGCTGGGCCTGGACGAGCCCGAGCACTACCTCCAGCGCCTGACGGGGCCCGGAGGCGAGGAGGAGCTGCGCTCGCTCCTGCCGCTCGTCACGGTGGGGCACACCGAGTTCTTCCGTGACGCCAAGCAGTTCCGCGCGCTGGAGAAGAGCGTGCTGCCGGAGCTGGTGTCGCGCTCGCGGCGGGAGATGCGCAAGGTGTCCATCTGGTCCGCGGGCTGCGCGACGGGCGAGGAGCCCTACAGCCTGGCCATGGTGCTGGCGGAGCTGGGCGCGCTGTCGCTGGAGGTGGACCTGTGGGCCACCGACCTCAACCTGGCGGCGGTGGAGGCCGCGCGGCAGGGGCGCTTCACGTCGCGCCGGGCCATCAGCATCAACCAGGAGCGGCTGACGCGCTTCTTCAAGCCGGTGGAGGAGGGCTACGAGGCGCTGCCCGCGCTGCGTGAGTACATCCGCTTCGACGGGCAGAACCTGGCCGTCCCCGTGTTCGACAAGGTGGGGCTGGCGTCGCTGGACCTCATCCTCTGCCGCAACGTCATCATCTACTTCGACCTGCCCACCATCCGCGGGTTGATGGACCGCTTCCTCGCCGCGCTGCGGCCCGGCGGGCTGCTGTTCCTGGGCTATTCGGAGAGCCTGTTCAAGGTCTACGACCGCTTCGAGATGATCGAAGTGGAAGGGGCCTTCGTGTACCGCCGCCCGCTCAGCGACAAGGTGGGCCGGGCGCCGCCGCTGCGCATCACCCCGTACCCGGGCGAGCCGGACGTCGCCGCCCGCAAGCCCGTGCCCGTGGAGCCGTTCGCCTCGGACCTGCGCAAGCGGATGCAGCCGCCGGAGGTGCCCCTGACGACGCGCCTGCCCGCGGTGCAGCCCACGGCGGCCTCCAGCGCGCCCAGCGTGACGTTGCCGGCCGTGGGAGCCTCCACGGGCCCGCGCTCGGTGGTGCCGGGCCGCCTGCCCGCGGTGTCACCGCACTCGCCGCTGCCCGCCATCGCCTCGCCGACGGCCAGCGCCGCGCGTTCGCGCATCACCTCGGAGCTGCCCTCGGTGGGGAGCCCGGAGCCCGCGCGGCCGCGCATCACCACCGAGCTGCCGGCCGTGGCCACCCCGCCGCGCGCCTCCAGCGTGGACGTGCCCGCGTGGCCCACGCTGCTGCCTCCCGCGGAGCGGCTGGCCATGGCGGTGCGGAAGATGACGCAGGGGGACTTCTCCGCGGCCATCGCGGGCGTGCAGCGGCTGCTCGCGGACGAGCCCAGTGACTTGGACGGGCTGCTGACGCTGGGCAACCTGTTCTCGCTCACCGGCCGCATCCCCGAGGCGCGCGAGGCCTTCGCGCAGGCGATCCAGCGCGAGCCGCTGTGCGTGGAGGCGCGGGTGTTCGGTGGGGTCGCCGCGCTGCAGGCGGGGGAGCTGGGCGAGGCGCGCGGAGAGCTGGCCAAGGCCCTGTTCCTGGAGCCCACGCTGGCCATTGGCCACTACCTGCTGGCCCAGGTGCACGAGCGGACGCAGGACCACGAGGCGGCGCGGCGCAGCTACCGCAACGCCATTGCCCAGCTTCGCTTCCCGCAGCGTCCGCTGGCGGGGCACTACCCGGAGATGCCGGACTCGGCGGAGGCCATCTCTCGCGCGGCGCGGTATGCGCTGGCCGCGCTGGAGGAGCAGCCCCTGCGCTGA
- a CDS encoding IS630 family transposase encodes MEERRLFAASLLKSGWRPVDVADECGVTRGAVSQWCKALAQGGVRKLRRKPHQGRPSQLSPSQWKQVARALNAGAVRAGFPTERWTLPRIAHLIEHRWGVRYHPRSLTRPLHRLGFSAHRPRSQASERDDALIEAWVRRDWPRIKRGLEEAGGQLPSWMRRVTRFGPAWAPPGRRWDKSESSSV; translated from the coding sequence ATGGAGGAGCGGCGATTGTTCGCCGCTTCACTGCTGAAATCGGGCTGGCGCCCAGTCGACGTAGCGGACGAGTGCGGTGTCACCCGGGGGGCGGTGTCTCAATGGTGCAAAGCCCTCGCACAGGGCGGTGTCAGGAAGCTGCGGCGCAAGCCGCATCAGGGGCGTCCCTCGCAGCTGAGCCCCTCGCAGTGGAAGCAAGTGGCCCGAGCGCTCAATGCCGGCGCTGTCAGGGCCGGCTTTCCCACGGAGCGGTGGACCCTTCCACGCATCGCACATCTCATCGAGCACCGCTGGGGCGTGCGGTACCACCCACGCTCCCTGACGAGGCCGCTGCATCGGCTCGGGTTCTCCGCGCACCGCCCTCGTTCCCAGGCCAGCGAGCGGGATGATGCGCTCATCGAAGCTTGGGTGCGAAGAGATTGGCCTCGAATAAAAAGGGGGCTCGAAGAAGCGGGAGGACAATTGCCTTCTTGGATGAGACGGGTCACACGTTTCGGGCCCGCCTGGGCACCACCTGGGCGCCGGTGGGACAAGTCCGAGTCCTCAAGCGTCTGA
- a CDS encoding DEAD/DEAH box helicase, translating to MFSEKELAACTETEWFREDFSRLSYFLTSLRIKGMAEDQQSPKPGLGRLSRFSEAVLASAAQWQLTESRIASRLCTLAGDIEMASAKLSQQQQRAVETALHYLKAAILYDLGRQPGPAASAGMNEHLALDIRNYFARDKESCWGTIGASRQPNTSPPPAEIDDESTQPSIMIQAAISEVMLAYGTALQDPSQDAFMPLSNALAFLQQVSTSFFTGLNGGDLESLSKSLELRRGASTVLTLEARSALSRPELKVLGMPVDLWPSQQAAINAGVLSDSIRGFGLAAPTGTGKTALMRILLADFLKRNEGARAIYVAPSRALAAQVTKDLQNCLGPIGISVAGLGASLTIFEAVPTELDAARVLVFTPEKADLILRIGKPAIKSIGLAVIDEAHHIEDGTRGILLEFYLWRLKSILGSKCRVVQLSAVTPNIKDLTGWLDPSETSEAITVEWRAAPLRIGTFECRTDRSGILNFGESEMHQVLAPGECPEDPIQGIAALASRLSKAGVVLVLATSPGRSEALADEICKLRQEHMQSGVSAERLDARLEREMHADVPLRSHFRKRVAYHHARLPPRVRSAVEAAISDRLVDIVCATTTLAEGVNFPFSTVIVESLVADNYEISPRVLWNIAGRAGRFGVDAEGYCILFRPSAWKHRLSEFSFDQYFPEKLRDMPPVRSALGTAMSQLRQAVNKGGLNLESLNQIDLSALSKESTEISERGLKRIRGLINMLRVGYVHAKVSGAIKREGDWAQQLEHGMFASQAMNEEDRAFCGTVAKQQQKLVGATLERNTELLQIAARIGWSLESQSELMKWIRSCKDFQLRNFGVIVVGGQIKNPSKLGYLLGPASKHMAEFEGDKLGGMTAFISSTWLEGLPLTIIRDRQDKEKSWSRLIKIIYARVIYLLPWALFGIDELVQYEARTRGAKVGSGIRDLSVLASEGVPSFDALRLVLELDIERVDATRLAAQYQRGRKKTDVLGWLRRQQWRDIVSIVREPDGRRLDPDLRSVYERLQASSD from the coding sequence ATGTTCTCAGAAAAGGAACTCGCGGCATGCACTGAGACCGAATGGTTTCGCGAAGACTTCTCTCGACTTAGCTATTTCTTAACGAGTCTTCGCATCAAGGGGATGGCCGAAGACCAGCAATCGCCCAAGCCAGGACTTGGCCGATTGTCGAGGTTTTCGGAAGCCGTGTTGGCCAGTGCGGCTCAATGGCAACTAACAGAAAGCCGAATCGCATCGCGCCTGTGTACTCTTGCCGGCGACATTGAAATGGCCAGCGCAAAGTTGTCGCAACAGCAACAACGAGCAGTCGAAACGGCCCTTCATTACCTGAAGGCAGCTATTCTCTACGACCTGGGGCGACAGCCAGGCCCTGCGGCATCAGCTGGCATGAACGAGCATTTAGCTTTAGACATTCGCAACTACTTTGCTCGAGACAAAGAATCATGCTGGGGCACCATTGGAGCTTCCCGCCAACCAAATACATCACCACCCCCCGCAGAAATTGACGACGAATCAACACAGCCATCAATCATGATTCAAGCAGCCATAAGCGAGGTGATGCTCGCTTATGGCACTGCCCTGCAGGATCCGAGCCAAGACGCATTCATGCCGCTCTCGAATGCGCTCGCTTTCTTGCAGCAAGTCTCAACCTCTTTTTTCACAGGGCTTAATGGTGGTGACCTTGAATCACTGTCAAAGTCGCTCGAATTAAGGCGGGGAGCATCAACAGTCTTAACGCTTGAGGCTCGTTCAGCGCTCTCGCGGCCTGAACTGAAGGTACTTGGAATGCCTGTCGACTTGTGGCCTTCGCAGCAGGCCGCAATCAATGCAGGCGTGTTGAGCGATAGCATTCGCGGGTTTGGGCTGGCGGCACCGACTGGCACAGGCAAGACCGCCCTAATGAGAATTTTGTTAGCCGATTTCCTAAAAAGAAACGAGGGGGCTCGCGCGATATATGTAGCACCAAGTCGAGCTCTGGCTGCCCAAGTGACCAAAGACCTGCAAAATTGTCTTGGACCGATAGGGATCTCCGTTGCTGGCTTGGGTGCCAGCTTGACTATATTCGAGGCGGTGCCCACTGAACTCGATGCTGCTCGCGTCTTAGTGTTCACGCCTGAAAAAGCCGATCTGATTTTGCGGATCGGGAAGCCAGCGATCAAATCTATCGGGCTTGCAGTAATCGACGAGGCTCACCATATCGAGGATGGTACTCGTGGCATTCTCCTTGAGTTTTATCTCTGGCGATTGAAATCCATCCTTGGAAGTAAGTGCAGAGTCGTGCAGTTATCTGCAGTTACGCCGAACATCAAAGATCTGACCGGGTGGCTGGACCCAAGCGAAACGTCGGAAGCGATTACAGTTGAGTGGCGCGCTGCGCCACTTCGCATTGGGACATTTGAATGCCGAACGGATCGTAGTGGGATCTTGAATTTTGGCGAGTCTGAGATGCACCAAGTGCTCGCACCCGGGGAATGTCCAGAAGATCCAATCCAAGGCATAGCGGCACTGGCCAGCCGCCTAAGTAAAGCAGGGGTTGTTCTAGTTCTTGCGACAAGTCCAGGCAGATCTGAGGCTTTGGCTGATGAAATCTGCAAACTTCGCCAGGAACATATGCAGAGCGGAGTTTCTGCCGAGAGACTGGATGCCCGCCTAGAGCGCGAAATGCATGCGGATGTTCCGTTACGAAGTCATTTTCGCAAGCGGGTGGCCTACCATCACGCCAGGTTGCCTCCTCGGGTTCGGAGTGCAGTGGAAGCAGCAATCTCCGATCGGCTAGTTGACATTGTTTGTGCGACCACAACTTTGGCCGAGGGGGTTAACTTCCCATTCTCGACTGTTATCGTCGAATCGCTGGTTGCCGACAATTACGAGATAAGTCCCCGCGTTCTATGGAATATTGCTGGAAGGGCAGGCCGGTTCGGAGTTGATGCGGAGGGCTATTGCATCCTCTTTCGGCCGAGTGCTTGGAAACATCGACTTAGTGAATTTTCATTCGACCAGTACTTTCCAGAAAAGCTTCGCGACATGCCCCCTGTCCGCTCTGCGTTAGGTACTGCGATGAGCCAACTGCGGCAGGCGGTCAATAAGGGGGGGCTCAATCTTGAAAGCTTAAATCAAATTGACCTCTCCGCCTTATCAAAAGAAAGCACCGAGATTTCAGAAAGAGGCCTAAAGCGTATTAGAGGCCTCATCAACATGCTGCGGGTTGGCTATGTGCATGCAAAAGTTTCTGGAGCCATAAAACGCGAGGGCGATTGGGCCCAGCAACTTGAGCACGGAATGTTTGCCTCACAGGCAATGAATGAGGAGGATCGAGCTTTCTGTGGCACAGTCGCCAAACAGCAGCAAAAGTTGGTTGGTGCAACTCTCGAGCGGAATACTGAGCTTCTGCAGATAGCTGCACGAATCGGGTGGTCCTTGGAGTCACAATCGGAACTCATGAAATGGATTCGAAGCTGCAAGGATTTTCAGCTTAGGAATTTTGGCGTCATCGTCGTCGGAGGACAAATCAAAAATCCTAGCAAGTTGGGGTACCTGCTCGGGCCAGCGTCTAAGCACATGGCTGAGTTTGAGGGGGATAAATTAGGCGGCATGACGGCATTTATTTCTTCTACTTGGCTTGAAGGCTTGCCATTAACGATTATTCGGGATCGTCAAGACAAGGAGAAAAGTTGGAGTCGCCTGATTAAAATCATTTATGCGCGCGTCATTTACCTGCTGCCTTGGGCTTTGTTTGGCATCGATGAACTGGTGCAGTATGAAGCACGAACTAGAGGCGCCAAGGTTGGTAGTGGGATCAGGGATCTTTCAGTATTGGCGTCTGAGGGCGTCCCAAGTTTCGATGCACTTCGATTGGTGCTTGAGTTAGATATAGAGCGCGTTGATGCGACTCGTTTGGCAGCCCAGTATCAGCGGGGGCGTAAGAAAACCGATGTGCTCGGCTGGCTTCGGAGGCAACAATGGCGCGACATAGTTTCGATAGTCCGCGAGCCTGATGGTCGGCGTCTAGATCCAGATCTGCGATCTGTTTACGAGAGACTTCAGGCAAGTTCTGATTAG